The nucleotide sequence GTAACATCGACATCActggggaacttgttagaaatgcaaattaattctCAGGAGCCATTCTAGACCTACTGAGCCAGAAACCATGGCTGTGGGACCCAGCAATCTGTAGTTTAGAAAGTTCTCCATGTGATTCTGATGTGTGCTAATGTTTGAGAAGCGTGCCCTGGCTGCATGTCAGAGTCACCTGCAGAGCTTTTGCAAGCTCCCATGTGTGGACCCTGCCCTAGAACAAACAGAATCCCTAGGGACCAGGCCCAGACATCAGTATTTTCCAgggccctccaggtgattctagtgGGAGTCCAGGCTGTGAGTCACTGATCTAATGGAAATGCATTAGCTTGGCTTAAATTCCAAGAAGGCAATGCTACTGCCCATTGTACGAGTCAATTAGGACATCATGCCGCCCAGTAATTACAAACAACTGGAAGAGGATGTTGGGGAATGTTCCGCACTGTCCATAATCAATAATGGTGTTTGAAAGTCTCTCTGGTAATACTGCTTCCTGCCCTACATCTCTGGGTCATCTGAAATGCACCTGGCCTTAATACTAAGCACAAGATACCTGACAGCTGTGAGGCCGGTCAATCCTGTCATTCCCAACTGGGTCATCCCTCTTGGATTAGAAAGGAAAGTGCATGGGCTGTTAAGTACTCACAGGCCAAGTGCAGTGAACTGATtgtatcaaaatatatgaatGCATTCTAAGAAATAATGAGTTCCATTATGCATTTCGGCATTCAGTAATTAGAATAGTTAATACATTCCCTTTGTGGGGGTTGTGCGCTCTCTGAGACCTGCTTCCTTTAAACTTTTTCAGGAATGTGACATATTGCATATTTTGGATTGCAAAAGTATCTCACCCAGAGGCAGCCAAAAAGGCTTTGTTTATAATCCTGTAAACCCACCTTTGCCAAAGACAGCAGTAGATTCTGGTGGATTCACAGTGCCTGCTCTCtgctcaaatcccagctcctttCAGGCACTCCAATCCAAACCATCCTCCTGTCCTGCTGAGATTTCTGCCAGAATTGTCTAGCCAGTCTCTACAGGTCTCTCCTCtcagctcccacctcagccaaagCCCCCTTTCTCTCTCACCTGGGCAGGAAGCATAGCGTCCCCACTCATTGTCCTGTGTCTATCTGAAGCCCTACAATTTACTGTCTGTGATGCAGTCAGGATGATTTTTTCAAGATGCAAACCaagtcaggagtggtggctcactcctgtaagcccagcactttggggggctgaggtgggcagatcacttgaggtcaggagttcgaggccagcctggccaacatggtgaaaccttgtctctactaaaaacacaaaaattaaccaggcatggtggtgggtgcctgtagtcccagctactcaggaggctgaggcaagagaatctcttgaacccaggaggtggaggttgcagtaagccaaggtcgtGCGTGcctcttcactccagcctgggcaacagagcaagatcccatcttaaaaaaaaagatacaaacctgattttattagtttcctgtggctgctgtaataaattcccacaaactcagtggcttgaagcaatagaaatttattctgtcacaatctggaggccagaaattcgAAATCAGTTTTACtgatttcaaaaatgaaggtgttggcagagcCATACTCCCTCTAAGGCTCTAGGAGAGgacccttccttgcctcttccttggcagcttctggtggctgccagcatcCCCTGGCTCGTGGCCACATCACTCTTGTCTCTGCCTCTGAGTTCATATTACCTCCTCTTCTCTGTGTAAAATATCTTGCTCAGCCTCTCCCTTATTAGGACACTTGTAATGGTACCTAGGGCCACACACACAATCCAGGATAACGTcctcatcttgagatccttaatcATATCGACAAAGACCCACTTACCAAATAAGGTAGCACTGACAGATTCTAGGAGTTAGGACTTGGCTATATTTGGGGGCTGTCATTTTTCAGCCTTCCACACTGATCAAGGCACTCCCCCATCTGCCATGGAAGCCCTTAGATGctgcccacctcccagcctccccttgctcccctccCCTACCTCCCTGCACactagccacactggccttctctTGGTTCCTTAAAGCTGGGTGACAGCTACACTCAGGGTGACACCTTGGTGAAAAGTTAGAAAACCATATCCCTCACTAGGCAGACACAGCCCAGTGCCCCGAGCCCTGAGCTCCAAGCTTGGTAAGTGCACGGAGGCTAGGTTTCAGCTCCCAGTCACCCCCTTGGTATATGTGCAGTACACAAGTTGCCCCACTGTCACTGTATGGATAACCCTTTGTTGAACCCGCCATAGGGTCTTTGCACAGGCTGCTTCCTCTCTCTTCACCTGGCTAGTTTGTGACCCCTTCCCAACATCAGCTCAAAAATCCCCTCACAGGAAAAATCTTTCCTGGGCCCAAATCCAGGATGGgtgcctttgtttgtttttgttgagacagagtctcgctctgttgcccaggctggagtacagtagcacgatctcagctcactgcaacctccgccccctgggttcaagtgattctcatgcctcagcctcccaagtagctgggattacaggtatgcgccatcacacctggccaatttttgtatttttagtagagacagggttttgccacgttggccaggctggtcttgaactcctgacctcatatgatctgtccgccttggcccctcaaattgctgggattacaggtgtgagccattgtgcacGGCCTAGGATAGGTGCCTTTGTTCTAATCATTCATGGAATGGTCTGCTCTTTCACTTCCTGTTATTGATCTCCATTTGTAATTACATAATCATTagtgtggtttttaaaattaatgtctgCCTCTTTTACCAAaccagaggctcagagagatcaTATCCCATATCTACTTTGCTCAGCAGTATGCCCCCAGTGCatgcagtaagcactcaatactgaatgtatgcatgcatgaatggatgaatgaatgcacaTAGAGAGTTAACTGATGCTGCCATCAAATGGTACTTAGTGGAACCAGCCAGAGTGGCATGGAGTGCTCTGGGATGGATGCACACTGATGAGACTCTTTGAGAGCCACAGCTCCCTCCCCTACACTTGGGACCCTGGTGAGGGTAGGCAACCTGAATGCCCACCTGCTCTTGGAGGGCAGAGCCTGAGGCCAAAGTTTGCCACAGGGAGCTGCACTTCTGGAGGAAGTTGGGGCTTAGCCAGCTGAGGAGTTGCCTTCAGATTAATTTACATAATTGGGCTGGGTTTTTCTGTATTAATCATCCTTTATGACATCAAAAATTAAACACAGGCATTAAATACAAAAGCTTTGTCCTCTGCTTGAAGTAATTGATGCTTGCCCGCTCCAGAAGATCTAGCCACCTGCACTGTGGGGTTTGAGGTCTGTCTGCTCCTGCCCCTCTGTAGGtgcgaggggaggggaggggaggggaggggaggggaggggaggggaggggaggggaggggaggggaggggaggggaggggaggggaggggaggggaggggaggggcggggaggggaggggcggggaggggaggggcggggaggggaggggcggggaggggaggggcggggaggggaggggcggggaggggaggggcggggaggggaggggcggggaggggaggggcggggctccCGACGGGGATGGAGACCTCAGCGCATCCCTTCCTTTGCTTGGCTGCCTGGTTGTCTCTGATTGAATGGTCCTGCCCCCGGATGCTGCTGAGGGTGACAGCACTGGTTGGGGACCTGAGAGTCCTGTGGATTTGACCCCAACTCCACTATGTATCACATGTATGCTCACGGCCAAGCTACTTcgtttctctgtgcttcagtttccccacctgtggaTGGTGATAACAATACCTCCCTATGAAGGCTGACTGACACCCAGCCCACAGGAAGTGCTCACTAGGCAGCTAAGGTCTTGAGGGTGAGGACACCACCAGTTATTAATCGCGCCTGTGTGTCAAGCACGGGCCTCATGTAATCCTCCCAGCTAGTCAATACGCAAAGTAGGTATTGtcatccccatcttacagataaaaaaacctgaaaatatgagCAGTCAAGTAATATTATCAtaaatagcagagctgggattcaaagcaAGGTCAGTTAGAACCTAGATGCTGGGAGGCTAATGGCTTCACTGTCATTTAGGAACATGTTTGTCTAATCTGCTAAGCCACAAATGGCTCTGAGGGCAattgtattttattcatcttcCATCTTTCTGTTTATCCTAATACTGTGCACACTGCTGAGCACACCATGGGAACACAGTAAGTGCCTCTTAGAAACAAATAGCTCAGTCCTCTTATGGAGGACAagggtagctttttttttttttttttttttttttttgagatggagtctcactcttgtccccaaggctggagtgcaatggcacaatcttggctcactgcaacctccacctcccggcttcaagtgattctcctgcctcaaccacctgagaagctgggactacaggcgccctacaccatgcccagctaatttttctatttttagttgagatagggtttcactatattggccaggttggtcttgaactcctgacctcaggtgacccgcccatcttggcctcccaaagtgctggaattataggcatgaaccaccacgcccagccaagggtGGCTTCTTAAAAGCCAGCACCTTCACAGAGGATAAAGGTGGCATTGGATATGATTACAAAGCCACCCATCCTCTCTCACTTGTACTCATCCTGTCCTTCCAGGTCAGCTGAGCCCTTCCTCTGGGGGGTGCTAAGAAATGGCCAGAACAGAATCAAAGGCAATCTGTTCACCCCAAACCTGTGCTGGTCCCCTGCCAAGGACATTTCAAATCAAAGACCTGGATATCAGTTGCTCCTTATCCTAAAGGGAAGCTGTTTCACTCCTTTCCCTCCCACCAAAGCAAGCCTAATGCCAGACCAGTGGCTGAATGCTTTGAGATGAGTATTTTCAAAAACAATGTGTAAAATGTCATGCCAAGGAGGGGAGATGGCAGAAGGTCTCTTTAAAGCTTTTGCGGGGAAAAAGGGAAGGGGCCAGACGCAAACTCTAAGCTCCATCTTCTTTTTCAGGCTATGGCTACATCTACCCCGTCACCAGGCTTGGCAAGTACCTGTGCATGCTCTATGCTCTCTTTGGTATCCCCCTGATGTTCCTCGTTCTCACGGACACAGGCGACATCCTGGCAACCATCTTATCCACATCTTATAATCGGTTCCGAAAATTCCCTTTCTTTACCCGCCCCCTCCTCTCCAAGTGGTGCCCCAAATCTCTCTTCAAGAAAAAACTGGACCCCAAGCCCGCAGATGAAGCTGTCCCTCAGATCATCATCAGTGCTGAAGAGCTTCCAAGCCCCAAACTTGGCACATGTCCTTCACGCCCAAGCTGCAGCATGGAGCTGTTTGAGAGACCTCATGCGCGAGAGAAACAGAACACACTGCAACTGCCCCCACAAGCCATGGAGAGGAGTAACTCGTGTCCCGAACTGGTGTTGGGAAGACTCTCCTACTCCATCATCAGCAACCTGGATGAAGTTGGACAGCAGGTGGAGAGGTTGGACATCCCCCTCCCCATCATTGCCCTTATTGTTTTTGCCTACATTTCCTGTGCAGCTGCCATCCTCCCCTTCTGGGAGACACAGTTGGATTTCGAGACTGCCTTCTATTTCTGCTTTGTCACACTCACCACCATTGGGTTTGGGGATACTGTTTTAGAACACCCTAACTTCTTCCTGTTCTTCTCCATTTATATCATCATTGGAATGGAGATTGTGTTCATTGCTTTCAAGTTGGTGCAAAACAGGCTGATTGACATATACAAAAATGTTATGCTATTCTTTGCAAAAGGGAAGTTTTACCACCTTGTTAAAAAGTGAAGGTTTCATTATCTCTCAGGTGACAGACACTGGCTGAGCTGGTTTTCTTGTGCTGTCTTTCAGGGTCATGCAGCCTGTCACCTGAGACCTTCAGTCTTGGAGACAAATCCCTTATGAGAGCCAAGTTCAGTCTTGAGGCCCTGCAGAAATTTGGCCAATGCCCTTTGTATCAGGgcattaggaaaaaaaactatCACCATTCCCCAAAGTCCAATTAATTtatctgtcttccttttttaaagCATCACCTCATGTAGATGAAGCAACCTTATGGATGTCCCTGCTTTTCTTGAAATATGAGAAACAAAACACCTTTATTCTTG is from Pan paniscus chromosome 8, NHGRI_mPanPan1-v2.0_pri, whole genome shotgun sequence and encodes:
- the KCNK18 gene encoding potassium channel subfamily K member 18 isoform X2; the protein is MLLPLPPAPLALHASGTMEISGHSQAGRCCPEALGKLFPGLCFLCFLVTYALVGAVLFSAIEDGQVLVAADDGEFEKFLEELCRILNCSETVVQDRKQDLQGHLQKVKPQWFNRTTHWSFLSSLFFCCTVFSTVGYGYIYPVTRLGKYLCMLYALFGIPLMFLVLTDTGDILATILSTSYNRFRKFPFFTRPLLSKWCPKSLFKKKLDPKPADEAVPQIIISAEELPSPKLGTCPSRPSCSMELFERPHAREKQNTLQLPPQAMERSNSCPELVLGRLSYSIISNLDEVGQQVERLDIPLPIIALIVFAYISCAAAILPFWETQLDFETAFYFCFVTLTTIGFGDTVLEHPNFFLFFSIYIIIGMEIVFIAFKLVQNRLIDIYKNVMLFFAKGKFYHLVKK
- the KCNK18 gene encoding potassium channel subfamily K member 18 isoform X1, coding for MTAPWALWDPRVQEPAVVQDRKQDLQGHLQKVKPQWFNRTTHWSFLSSLFFCCTVFSTVGYGYIYPVTRLGKYLCMLYALFGIPLMFLVLTDTGDILATILSTSYNRFRKFPFFTRPLLSKWCPKSLFKKKLDPKPADEAVPQIIISAEELPSPKLGTCPSRPSCSMELFERPHAREKQNTLQLPPQAMERSNSCPELVLGRLSYSIISNLDEVGQQVERLDIPLPIIALIVFAYISCAAAILPFWETQLDFETAFYFCFVTLTTIGFGDTVLEHPNFFLFFSIYIIIGMEIVFIAFKLVQNRLIDIYKNVMLFFAKGKFYHLVKK